A genomic stretch from Vibrio algarum includes:
- the purR gene encoding HTH-type transcriptional repressor PurR — protein MATIKDVARIAGVSTTTVSHVINKTRFVAEATQQKVNDAVKELNYAPSAVARSLKCNSTKTIGMLVTQSTNPFLAEVINGVESYCYRQGYTLILCNTGGIYEKQRDYIRMLAEKRVDGIFVMCSDLTSELQEMLDSHVDIPKVFMDWGQGESLSEQSKDKIIDNSEEGGYLATKYLIENGHTDIACLSGHLDKTLCLERLEGYKRALAESNIPFSEENIFEGNFECDTAVETADKIIAMEKKPTAIFCFNDTMALGMMSRLQQNGIRIPEDISIIGYDNIDLAEYFSPPLTTIHQPKRRVGKTAFEILLSRIKDKEHERRIFEMHPELMIRESVKNIRQ, from the coding sequence ATGGCAACGATTAAAGATGTCGCTCGCATCGCTGGCGTATCCACTACTACAGTGTCTCACGTTATTAATAAAACTCGCTTTGTCGCTGAAGCTACACAGCAAAAGGTTAATGACGCGGTTAAAGAGTTGAACTATGCACCCAGCGCCGTTGCTCGCAGCTTAAAGTGTAATTCTACAAAAACCATCGGCATGTTGGTAACTCAATCGACTAACCCATTTCTCGCTGAAGTTATCAATGGTGTCGAAAGTTACTGTTACCGACAAGGTTATACGTTAATTCTTTGTAATACCGGCGGTATTTACGAGAAACAACGTGACTATATCCGCATGCTTGCGGAAAAACGGGTCGATGGTATTTTTGTAATGTGTTCTGACCTAACCAGCGAATTGCAAGAGATGCTTGACTCTCACGTTGATATCCCAAAAGTATTTATGGATTGGGGGCAAGGTGAATCATTGTCAGAGCAGTCAAAAGACAAAATCATCGACAACTCTGAAGAAGGCGGATATTTAGCCACCAAATACCTGATTGAAAATGGTCATACCGATATCGCCTGTTTGAGTGGCCATCTAGACAAAACATTATGTCTAGAAAGACTCGAAGGGTATAAGCGCGCGTTAGCTGAGAGCAACATTCCCTTCAGCGAAGAAAATATATTCGAAGGGAACTTTGAATGTGATACCGCTGTAGAAACGGCGGACAAAATCATTGCTATGGAGAAAAAACCAACCGCCATATTCTGTTTTAATGACACTATGGCTTTGGGAATGATGAGTAGACTTCAGCAAAACGGTATTCGCATACCAGAGGATATTTCTATTATTGGCTACGATAACATCGATTTAGCAGAATATTTCTCTCCTCCGTTGACCACGATTCATCAGCCTAAACGACGTGTCGGTAAGACAGCATTCGAAATATTATTAAGCAGAATTAAAGATAAAGAACATGAAAGGCGCATTTTCGAGATGCATCCGGAATTGATGATTCGAGAAAGCGTCAAAAATATTAGACAGTAA
- a CDS encoding TfoX/Sxy family DNA transformation protein: MDKPVLKNSLKLFEKFGKVKSRSMFGGFGIFVDDAMFALVVNNALHIRSCKPLEEQFKNEIYQPYVYKKRGFPVVTKYFSLPDSLWDNSEDILNIAQVALKSAREEKESSSEDKPTRLKDLPNLRLGTERMLKKVGIESVSQLRNMGSVQAFKAIQASQDGPVNIELLWALEGALNGTHWSVISQTRRNELIESLD; encoded by the coding sequence ATGGATAAACCAGTACTTAAAAACTCATTAAAACTGTTTGAAAAATTTGGCAAGGTAAAATCTCGCTCGATGTTTGGCGGATTCGGTATTTTTGTCGATGACGCAATGTTTGCTCTAGTCGTTAACAACGCACTGCATATACGCAGTTGTAAACCTCTTGAAGAACAGTTTAAAAACGAAATCTATCAACCCTACGTATACAAAAAACGTGGGTTTCCTGTTGTTACTAAATACTTTTCTCTTCCAGACTCTTTGTGGGACAACAGTGAAGATATACTAAACATCGCGCAAGTTGCTCTAAAGTCGGCTCGTGAAGAGAAAGAGTCAAGCTCTGAAGATAAACCAACTCGACTAAAAGATCTGCCTAACCTTCGTTTAGGGACCGAACGAATGTTGAAAAAAGTAGGTATCGAATCAGTTAGTCAGCTTAGAAATATGGGCTCGGTACAAGCTTTTAAAGCTATCCAGGCCTCCCAAGACGGGCCTGTAAATATCGAATTACTATGGGCACTTGAAGGAGCGCTAAATGGTACGCATTGGTCAGTAATATCACAGACTCGTAGAAATGAACTTATCGAATCTTTAGATTAA